Proteins from a single region of Gasterosteus aculeatus chromosome Y, fGasAcu3.hap1.1, whole genome shotgun sequence:
- the LOC120812221 gene encoding uncharacterized protein LOC120812221 isoform X1 yields MEDLRELSRELVRDILNLAEDVEAGPAESEHVASKAEELIEVVGVISALSDEDIDHRVITNLEEVVHRFSGTRAHQAQHTQGPGRLPFDIPSAVLEHQVLCGVPAVQIAAMFGVSKRTIRRRMQQHSLRKTDLYSAVNDEELDHIVSEIHRSHPNTGYKLMRGHLNARGVRVPTVRMFLPSVSRLQESLRRVVAGVGYMRRLRLRVLRRRQYFVPGPNSLWHIDGHHKLIRWRFVVHGGVDGFSRLVVYLTVAGNNRAHTVLQSFIAAVEQYGLPSRVRSDKGGENADVAEFMIRSRGTDRNSHITGRSVHNQRIERMWRDVYEHALDLFYQIFTSLEDQGTLNPDNEVHLFALHRIFLPLVQQSLDSFRHAWNFHGLRTERNQSPQQHWRRYREQGPEEDPTEIPEEYGIDWNGPHSLHGGTVSVPEVQLARELSDEEVTILPAPGVSVTDALRLYVETVEVLSRILD; encoded by the exons ATGGAGGATCTCCGTGAACTTTCCAGGGAGTTGgtgagagacattttaaacttaGCAGAGGATGTAGAAGCAGGACCTGCTGAGTCCGAGCATGTAGCTAGTAAAGCAGAGGAACTTATTGAAGTTGTTggagtcatttccgcactttctGACGAAGATATCGACCACAGAGTAATTACAAATCTAGAAGAAGTTGTCCACCGCTTCTCTGGTACCAGGGCGCATcaggcccaacacacacagggaccgggGCGTTTGCCGTTTGACATACCGAGTGCAGTTCTGGAGCATCAAGTTCTTTGTGGAGTTCCCGCAGTTCAAATCGCAGCGATGTTCGGAGTGTCAAAGAGGACCATCAGGAGGCGCATGCAACAACACAGTTTAAG aaaaacagatctctATTCAGCTGTGAATGATGAGGAGTTGGACCATATTGTAAGTGAAATTCACAGaagtcatccaaacaccggctacAAGCTAATGCGTGGTCACCTGAATGCAAGAGGTGTGCGTGTTCCAA CTGTCCGGATGTTCCTCCCCTCAGTCTCAAGACTGCAAGAGTCTTTACGCAGAGTAGTTGCAGGGGTAGGCtacatgagacgtctgaggctgCGTGTATTAAGGCGACGGCAGTATTTTGTGCCTGGCCCAAACTCTTTGTGGCATATAGATGGCCACCATAAGCTCATCAG GTGGAGATTTGTTGTCCACGGTGGGGTGGATGGATTCAGTCGTTTAGTGGTCTACCTGACTGTGGCTGGCAATAACAGAGCTCATACGGTCTTACAGAGCTTTATCGCCGCTGTTGAGCAGTATGGGCTGCCATCAAGGGTACGGTCTGATAAAGGGGGGGAGAATGCAGATGTAGCAGAATTCATGATCAGAAGCAGAGGTACCGACAGGAATTCACACATCACAGGCAGAAGTGTCCACAATCAGCG aaTAGAGAGGATGTGGAGAGATGTTTATGAACATGCCCTGGACCTCTTCTATCAGATCTTTACTTCATTGGAAGATCAGGGAACACTGAATCCAGACAATGAAGTCCATCTTTTCGCTCTGCACCGGATTTTCCTTCCACTGGTTCAGCAAAGCCTAGACTCTTTTCGACATGCTTGGAACTTTCACGGTCTGAGAACTGAAAGGAATCAGTCACCACAGCAACACTGGAGACGTTACAGAGAGCAAGGCCCTGAGGAGGATCCTACTGAG ATTCCTGAAGAGTATGGGATCGACTGGAACGGACCTCACAGCCTTCATGGAGGCACTGTGTCAGTCCCCGAGGTTCAGCTGGCCCGTGAGCTCTCAGATGAAGAGGTTACAATTTTGCCAGCTCCAGGAGTTTCTGTTACTGATGCGCTTAGACTATATGTAGAGACTGTGGAAGTGTTATCAAGAATCTTAGACTGA
- the LOC120812221 gene encoding uncharacterized protein LOC120812221 isoform X2: MEDLRELSRELVRDILNLAEDVEAGPAESEHVASKAEELIEVVGVISALSDEDIDHRVITNLEEVVHRFSGTRAHQAQHTQGPGRLPFDIPSAVLEHQVLCGVPAVQIAAMFGVSKRTIRRRMQQHSLRKTDLYSAVNDEELDHIVSEIHRSHPNTGYKLMRGHLNARGVRVPISRLQESLRRVVAGVGYMRRLRLRVLRRRQYFVPGPNSLWHIDGHHKLIRWRFVVHGGVDGFSRLVVYLTVAGNNRAHTVLQSFIAAVEQYGLPSRVRSDKGGENADVAEFMIRSRGTDRNSHITGRSVHNQRIERMWRDVYEHALDLFYQIFTSLEDQGTLNPDNEVHLFALHRIFLPLVQQSLDSFRHAWNFHGLRTERNQSPQQHWRRYREQGPEEDPTEIPEEYGIDWNGPHSLHGGTVSVPEVQLARELSDEEVTILPAPGVSVTDALRLYVETVEVLSRILD; this comes from the exons ATGGAGGATCTCCGTGAACTTTCCAGGGAGTTGgtgagagacattttaaacttaGCAGAGGATGTAGAAGCAGGACCTGCTGAGTCCGAGCATGTAGCTAGTAAAGCAGAGGAACTTATTGAAGTTGTTggagtcatttccgcactttctGACGAAGATATCGACCACAGAGTAATTACAAATCTAGAAGAAGTTGTCCACCGCTTCTCTGGTACCAGGGCGCATcaggcccaacacacacagggaccgggGCGTTTGCCGTTTGACATACCGAGTGCAGTTCTGGAGCATCAAGTTCTTTGTGGAGTTCCCGCAGTTCAAATCGCAGCGATGTTCGGAGTGTCAAAGAGGACCATCAGGAGGCGCATGCAACAACACAGTTTAAG aaaaacagatctctATTCAGCTGTGAATGATGAGGAGTTGGACCATATTGTAAGTGAAATTCACAGaagtcatccaaacaccggctacAAGCTAATGCGTGGTCACCTGAATGCAAGAGGTGTGCGTGTTCCAA TCTCAAGACTGCAAGAGTCTTTACGCAGAGTAGTTGCAGGGGTAGGCtacatgagacgtctgaggctgCGTGTATTAAGGCGACGGCAGTATTTTGTGCCTGGCCCAAACTCTTTGTGGCATATAGATGGCCACCATAAGCTCATCAG GTGGAGATTTGTTGTCCACGGTGGGGTGGATGGATTCAGTCGTTTAGTGGTCTACCTGACTGTGGCTGGCAATAACAGAGCTCATACGGTCTTACAGAGCTTTATCGCCGCTGTTGAGCAGTATGGGCTGCCATCAAGGGTACGGTCTGATAAAGGGGGGGAGAATGCAGATGTAGCAGAATTCATGATCAGAAGCAGAGGTACCGACAGGAATTCACACATCACAGGCAGAAGTGTCCACAATCAGCG aaTAGAGAGGATGTGGAGAGATGTTTATGAACATGCCCTGGACCTCTTCTATCAGATCTTTACTTCATTGGAAGATCAGGGAACACTGAATCCAGACAATGAAGTCCATCTTTTCGCTCTGCACCGGATTTTCCTTCCACTGGTTCAGCAAAGCCTAGACTCTTTTCGACATGCTTGGAACTTTCACGGTCTGAGAACTGAAAGGAATCAGTCACCACAGCAACACTGGAGACGTTACAGAGAGCAAGGCCCTGAGGAGGATCCTACTGAG ATTCCTGAAGAGTATGGGATCGACTGGAACGGACCTCACAGCCTTCATGGAGGCACTGTGTCAGTCCCCGAGGTTCAGCTGGCCCGTGAGCTCTCAGATGAAGAGGTTACAATTTTGCCAGCTCCAGGAGTTTCTGTTACTGATGCGCTTAGACTATATGTAGAGACTGTGGAAGTGTTATCAAGAATCTTAGACTGA
- the LOC120812204 gene encoding uncharacterized protein LOC120812204 produces MSKSCPELLREAANLIEEALSRSPTAPGAQSQQIPAAQSRTPVQAEVARLFAPYNIGARRNMTRRPAQVQVSRRSYTHIVCCLADHNADKIPSVLVIAELPHSGLGEQQVTFSGNDHDPMVITNKLMEVFPKLQQGGGFELLKLVGSTRSRNLALLQCPSSGYTLAYLKDPSTMIGQATIYIRPLQQDLPLDCESSRPASGPVIPCITCQMEVPFSEMKLHRLSCNGTPMEEREQEGGQREENDSETALVSDSVPVRSETSAESAVVPAVIVNEELDRKETDSEWKIIEEPTQAAKVFKENLLREHATGKPLRMKMDVRESEEDRERELLLFYKQQQEWACPLHCTLVGDVAIGEGVMRYFMTTIISKLQFGFSLDLGGMGRTLLFEGEPDHLVPAASVRLIESNLFRVAGRMLAHSFLHDGPHVTGLSPAVIHVLFNGDPEMATVVIEDCPDLHIRSIIELLEHEELTPEQKATVSDLSMSWDLPAVTKTNRRWLHNKLLLHAVVGRTMRQIKQLRKGLKDVMVWPLLTSRPDVVPLLFPKMAEMQFTPQMLLEKITWPVEDSDDDDFDLDTTCRITGFLRMFIETASSGTLAQLLTFWVGWEMLPPELTVVISEGTLPTSSTCFETLKLPAHFKIYMDFEKALVAAIKSTGFGLV; encoded by the exons atgtcaaaaagttgcccggagctgctgagagaagcAGCGAATTTGATTGAGGAAGCTCTGAGCAGAAGTCCAACGGCTCCGGGGGCTCAGTCACAGCAGATACCGGCCGCTCAATCACGTACACCTGTCCAAG cGGAGGTAGCAAGGCTCTTTGCGCCATACAACATTGGAGCCAGAAGGAATATGACGAGACGACCAGCACAAGTCCAAGTTAGCCGAAGAAGCTACACACATattgtctgttgtttggctGACCACAATGCGGATAAAATTCCAAGCGTACTGGTTATAGCTGAACTTCCTCATTCAGGACTTGGAGAGCAACAAGTAACATTTTCAG ggAATGACCACGATCCCATGgttataacaaataaactgatggAAGTGTTTCCGAAGCTCCAACAAGGGGGAGGCTTTGAACTTCTAAAACTTGTAGGATCTACTCGCAGTCGAAATCTTGCATTGCTTCAGTGTCCCAGCAGTGGATACACCCTTGCCTATCTGAAAGATCCATCGACGATGATTGGACAGGCTACAATCTACATACGTCCACTTCAACAGGATCTACCCTTAGATTGT GAGAGCTCACGTCCTGCCTCTGGTCCAGTCATCCCCTGCATCACTTGTCAGATGGaagttcccttttcagagaTGAAGCTGCACAGATTGAGCTGCAATGG GACACCCAtggaggaaagagaacaagagggaggccaaagggaagaaaatgatagtGAGACAGCCCTAGTCAGTGACAGTGTTCCAGTGAGGTCTGAAACATCAGCTGAGAGTGCAGTAGTTCCAGCAGTGATTGTCAACGAGGAGTTGGATCgcaaagaaacagacagtg aatGGAAGATTATTGAGGAACCCACTCAAGCTGCCaaagttttcaaagaaaatctgCTAAGGGAACATGCAACTGGGAAACCACTTAGAATGAAGATGGATGTAagggagtctgaagaggaccgggaacgggagcttctcttattctataaacagcagcaagaatGGGCATGTCCACTTCATTGTACTCTGGTTG gtgatGTTGCTATCGGAGAGGGAGTGATGCGGTACTTTATGACAACAATCATATCCAAACTCCAGTTTGGATTCAGTCTAGATCTTG GAGGAATGGGCCGAACACTGCTATTTGAGGGTGAACCTGACCATCTTGTTCCAGCAGCATCAGTGAGACTTATTGAAAGCAACCTCTTCCGGGTTGCAGGAAGGATGTTGGCCCACTCTTTTCTGCATGACGGTCCCCATGTCACAGGATTAAGTCCTGCTGTAATTCATGTACTGTTCAATGGGGACCCTGAAATGGCTACTGTTGTTATTGAAGACTGTCCTGATCTGCACATCAGGAGCATCATAGAACTG CTTGAACATGAAGAACTTACACCGGAACAGAAAGCCACAGTTTCGGATCTTTCCATGTCTTGGGATCTTCCGGCagtcaccaaaacaaatcggaGATGGCTACATAATAAACTTCTACTCCATGCA gtCGTTGGGAGGACCATGCGCCAAATTAAACAGTTGAGAAAGGGACTGAAAGATGTGATGGTATGGCCCCTGCTGACATCTAGGCCAGATGTTGTCCCacttcttttccccaaaatggcTGAAATGCAGTTCACACCCCAG atgCTCCTAGAAAAAATCACATGGCCAGTtgaggacagtgatgatgacGACTTTGACTTGGACACCACCTGCCGCATCACTGGCTTTCTAAGGATGTTCATTGAAACAG CTTCATCAGGTACCCTGGCCCAGCTGCTGACATTCTGGGTTGGCTGGGAGATGCTTCCTCCTGAACTGACAGTGGTGATTTCTGAAGGAACCCTTCCTACGTCCTCCACATGCTTTGAAACACTAAAGCTGCCAGCTCATTTCAAGATCTACATGGACTTTGAGAAAGCACTTGTCGCTGCTATAAAAAGTACTGGATTTGGGCTTGTTTAA